The Vairimorpha necatrix chromosome 1, complete sequence genome contains a region encoding:
- a CDS encoding putative SP-containing protein, with the protein MDLYEAPDIVKREFSRSVELNSFACIIIWHKSS; encoded by the exons ATGGATCTTTATGAAGCCCCTGATATAGTTAAAAGAGAATTTTCAAGGTCAGTAgaattaaattcatttgcATGTATAATTATATGGCATAA GTCGtcataa